From the Montipora capricornis isolate CH-2021 chromosome 2, ASM3666992v2, whole genome shotgun sequence genome, one window contains:
- the LOC138036997 gene encoding ATP-dependent DNA helicase RecQ-like — MVDRDVLLRKAVDKLCDSTTSLKVEQRDAVVSLLDGHDVLAVLPTGFGKSLIFQAFVLAAEMERERLQTALVLCPLQSIINDQISEARNMGLSASSVADLSLEELKSAKCQLLFGSAEKVLEERLLNVLKDNCSSIHQHLAAIVINESHTVEMWTGKRSGNKTSTSAFREAFGRLSTLRSFCQQGTPVLAITGTADDRTQDVIIKQLGMKLVHKIYVSPNRPNLRISVVKCKKEMRFKQLAWLVSLLKEKGIYTPKTIIFCNGTLTDIAVVLNHLLLELSKSAYSPCDDQSSDNCLIGIYHSLTLHKYKDRIIKSFKGEGKKRVVIASTALSMGVNFPDVRYVIHWGPACNLLDYHQESGRGGRDGKQTQVLTIYYGQQVSFCEQDVKNFLQTDGCYRTEAYKPFDKKIQPHQPGHDCCKNCAQTCNCLDTGCNVTAPAFEREPEATAEQPCMTRPISLKDREDLLDALNEVMEMIVPTLNLFSKNISHGYANDIVEGLEKKAHSIFTVLDVTECTPLFSVQHALKILEVFNEVFEDIPNLEIMVELFGRQIEPKFPLPVEYTFDESDSDSPSFETEDDFM; from the exons ATGGTGGACAGGGATGTATTGTTGCGGAAAGCAGTTGATAAACTTTGCGATTCTACGACGAGTTTGAAGGTGGAACAGCGCGATGCAGTGGTTTCCTTGTTAGATGGACACGACGTCCTCGCTGTCTTGCCAACGGGATTCGGGAAGAGTTTGATTTTCCAAGCCTTTGTACTTGCGGCCGAAATGGAACGAGAGCGACTTCAAACAGCGTTAGTGCTCTGTCCCTTGCAGAGTATCATCAATGACCAGATTTCCGAGGCCAGGAATATGGGTCTTTCAGCATCATCGGTTGCCGATCTATCCTTGGAGGAGTTGAAATCTGCAAAATGTCAACTACTCTTTGGTTCAGCAGAAAAGGTGCTAGAGGAACGATTGTTAAATGTCCTGAAAGACAACTGTTCTTCGATTCACCAACATTTGGCAGCAATTGTAATCAACGAGTCACATACAGTGGAGATGTGGACAGGGAAAAG GTCAGGGAACAAAACAAGCACCAGTGCTTTTCGTGAGGCGTTTGGCCGATTGTCAACTCTACGATCATTCTGTCAACAAG GGACACCCGTCCTGGCAATAACTGGCACTGCAGATGATAGAACACAGGACGTAATCATTAAGCAGTTGGGGATGAAACTTGTCCACAAGATCTATGTTAGCCCAAACCGACCTAATCTCAGGATTTCAGTTGTCAAGTGCAAGAAGGAAATGCGTTTCAAGCAGTTGGCATGGCTTGTTAGTTTACTGAAAGAAAAAGGCATTTACACCCCGAAGACGATAATATTTTGCAATGGAACATTAACAGACATTGCTGTTGTATTAAACCATCTTTTGCTTGAGTTAAGTAAGTCAGCATATTCTCCATGTGATGATCAATCATCTGATAACTGTCTTATCGGAATCTACCACTCTTTAACATTGCACAAGTACAAAGATCGAATTATTAAATCATTTAAAGGAGAAGGAAAGAAGAGGGTGGTTATTGCAAGTACTGCACTTAGTATGGGAGTTAATTTCCCTGATGTGAGATATGTGATTCACTGGGGACCTGCATGCAACTTGTTGGACTATCATCAAGAATCTGGCCGTGGGGGAAGAGATGGGAAGCAAACACAAGTGTTGACCATATACTATGGACAACAAGTCAGTTTCTGTGAACAGGATGTGAAGAATTTTCTTCAAACAGATGGTTGTTACCGCACAGAAGCCTATaagccttttgataaaaaaatcCAGCCACATCAACCTGGGCATGATTGTTGTAAGAATTGTGCACAAACATGCAATTGCTTGGACACAGGCTGTAATGTAACAGCTCCTGCATTTGAAAGGGAGCCAGAAGCCACTGCAGAACAACCATGCATGACTCGGCCAATTTCTTTAAAAGATAGGGAGGACTTGCTTGATGCTTTGAATGAAGTTATGGAGATGATTGTGCCAACTTTGAATTTGTTCAGTAAAAACATTTCTCATGGGTATGCTAATGATATAGTGGAGGGACTTGAAAAGAAAGCCCACAGCATATTTACAGTATTGGATGTTACAGAGTGTACACCCTTGTTTTCTGTtcaacatgctttgaaaattcttgaAGTATTTAATGAAGTATTTGAGGATATACCTAACCTTGAAATTATGGTGGAACTTTTTGGGAGGCAAATTGAACCAAAGTTCCCACTACCAGTGGAATACACATTTGATGAGAGTGACTCAGACAGTCCTTCATTTGAGACAGAAGATGACTTCATGTAA